ATCGATCGCCCACATTTAGGGCAGTGGGGTTCGCCAGCCCGGCCGAACAGCAGACGGAGATAGTCCTGAATCTCCGTAACGGTGCCCACCGTGGAGCGTGGGTTGTGGCTGGTGGATTTCTGATCAATCGAGATCGCAGGGGACAACCCTTCGATCGCATCGACATCGGGTTTGTCCACCTGCCCCAGGAACTGCCGGGCGTAGGCCGACAGACTTTCGACGTAGCGACGTTGTCCCTCCGCGAAAATCGTGTCGAACGCCAGCGAACTCTTGCCGCTGCCACTCACCCCGGTGAACACCACCAGCTTGTTGCGAGGGATGGTGACATCGACGTTCTTGAGGTTGTGCTGCCGTGCACCCCTCACCCGAATCACGTCGTCCTGAGTCGCCAGCGGGCCAGCTGAGTCAGCGATCTTGGCAGCAGTTCGCGCCATCAGGACCCGTTGGAAAGCTCATGAGCTTAGGAAGAACTCAAGCCTTCAAGCTGTTCGCTGGTCCAGCAGGCTCGCTGCATAGGCATCGGCCTGATCTCCACCAGCGAGATCAGCCAGCTCCTGGCGTCGTTCCTGAGTGTCCCGCAGTCGGGACACTCGCGAATGGGTCACGCCGCCCTCGACATGCTTGCTGACCCGGAAATGGTGATCGGCCACCGCCGCCACGAGCGGTTGATGAGTGACGCAAAACACCTGGCGCTGACGGGCAAGAGTCTGGAGAAGATCCGCCATCGCTCCACTAACGCGTCCACTGACGCCGGCATCAATCTCGTCGAACAAAAGCGTGCTGGACCCATCCACTGCGGCCAGGGTCGTCTTAAGCGCAAGCAGAAAACGGGACATCTCACCACCGGACGCCACCTCCGTCAGCGGTGCCATCGGTTGGCCGGGATTGGCGGAGAACAGAAATTGCACAGCATCCGCACCATGGTCAGCGGGATCACAGACAGTGAGATCCACCTTGAAGCGCACATTGGCCAAACCCATGGGAGGCAACAGCTCAAGCAATGACGCCTCCAGAGCCGCAGCCGCCTTGGAACGCTCATGATGCAAGGCCGCATTGGCTTGATCACGCCTCTGGCGTCGGTCGTTCTCGTTCTGATGCAGGCGAGCGAGTTCAGCCGCAAATCCTTCGGCACCCAGACGATGCAGCAAATCATCGCGACGCTGAATCAAACCAGCCAGATCGAGGCCATAACGACGCTGCAGGCGTTTGAGAACCGACAGACGGTCTTGGATCCTCTCGAGATGGTCCGGATCACTCTCAAGCGCCAGACCGTATTGATCGAGGGACCGCAACAAGGCCTCAACACCAGCTTCGAGATCCAGAGCCTGATCCCGCAGCGGCTCAAGCGAACCATCCAGCTGGGCCATGGCCTGCAGCTCCTGGATGGACGCCGCGAAATGATCCTGCAAAGAAGGACTCTGATCAGCGCCATCGCGGAGACGCCCAAACAACAGGGCCAGACCCTCAAGAAGCCGAACCCCATGAACGAGGCGATCCTGATCCTGTTCCAACCGCTGCTGTTCGTCTGGGTCATCCAGATCAGCAGCTTGAAGCTGCTCCAGCTGCTCTTCTTGTTCAGCCTGCTCCTGCTCGGAGCGTTGCTGTTCCCGCTCAAGAGCCATCAGAGCATC
The Synechococcus sp. PROS-U-1 DNA segment above includes these coding regions:
- the recN gene encoding DNA repair protein RecN, whose product is MLTGLLLQNIALIESLELEFSSGFTVLTGETGAGKSILLDALDAVLGGGQGASGVRLLRSGSDRARIEAAFQLSPGLEQWLIAADFDPEEELLISREWKRQEGDRFSSRCRLNGSTVNRQQLLELRPLLIDLTVQGQTQLLSRAGQQRLWLDRLGGSSLAEIKSKVADAWADWRVAADALMALEREQQRSEQEQAEQEEQLEQLQAADLDDPDEQQRLEQDQDRLVHGVRLLEGLALLFGRLRDGADQSPSLQDHFAASIQELQAMAQLDGSLEPLRDQALDLEAGVEALLRSLDQYGLALESDPDHLERIQDRLSVLKRLQRRYGLDLAGLIQRRDDLLHRLGAEGFAAELARLHQNENDRRQRRDQANAALHHERSKAAAALEASLLELLPPMGLANVRFKVDLTVCDPADHGADAVQFLFSANPGQPMAPLTEVASGGEMSRFLLALKTTLAAVDGSSTLLFDEIDAGVSGRVSGAMADLLQTLARQRQVFCVTHQPLVAAVADHHFRVSKHVEGGVTHSRVSRLRDTQERRQELADLAGGDQADAYAASLLDQRTA